The Bemisia tabaci chromosome 5, PGI_BMITA_v3 genome includes a window with the following:
- the LOC109036660 gene encoding protein cereblon, whose amino-acid sequence MMDGSEDRVAASAVAMESASSEDYESDAEMPVATTFDRTLSHHHSYLGETEVLRGRTFYEDGVIVSMPLLNFEHIVVPNQIFPLTVFEDYFKDLLLHCIENDHTFGVISGRYNNFTKNSPLMGTTVEIYEYNYGNNSDNFIVKTKGRQRFKLIETVTFSSSFQVAKVEILPEVKLPDFFSEIKSHSLNRYRKSRPQRCKKREAALTPWPNWVYDQYDAKILVTKIKDALYSGHKGLSVSIPDDPSELSFWMAQYLAINDEQKLQILRTNNPIERLRLEYNILLKSRFMCCSTCKNKIGMQSDMFSMSVDGPQGTFCNPNGYVHDVLTFYQVKGLHYGTHPPSLEFSWFPEYAWTVAYCDSCMNHLGWKFTATKDQLVPKTFWGIRRKGLVAQIDCNHEYNEGLLSMLE is encoded by the exons ATGATGGATGGAAGTGAAGATCGTGTCGCTGCTTCTGCAG TGGCTATGGAATCAGCCTCCTCTGAGGATTATGAAAGTGATGCCGAGATGCCAGTTGCCACAACTTTCGATCGTACTTTGAGCCATCATCACTCG TATCTAGGTGAAACAGAAGTCTTACGAGGGCGGACATTTTACGAGGATGGAGTCATAGTTTCAATGCCACTGTTGAATTTTGAACACATCGTAGTgccaaatcaaattttcccatTAACTGTCTTTGAAGACTATTTTAAAGACTTGCTTTTGCATTGTATTGAAAATGATCATACATTTGGTGTGATTAGTGGAAg gTACAACAATTTCACAAAGAATTCTCCTTTGATGGGAACAACAGTAGAAATATATGAATACAACTATGGAAATAACTCGGATAATTTTATCGTTAAGACAAAAGGAAGACAACGGTTCAAATTAATAGAAACAGTAACTTTCTCCTCCAG TTTTCAGGTAGCAAAAGTAGAAATTTTACCAGAAGTCAAATTACCAgatttttttagtgaaattaAAAGTCACTCTTTAAATAGATATCGAAAATCTCGACCTCAAAG GTGTAAAAAAAGAGAAGCAGCCCTTACTCCGTGGCCGAACTGGGTGTATGATCAGTATGATGCCAAAATTCTCGTCACAAAAATCAAAGATGCATTATACTCAGGGCACAAAG GTCTCAGTGTAAGTATACCTGACGATCCCTCAGAACTGTCATTCTGGATGGCGCAATACTTAGCAATTAATGACGAGCAGAAGCTACAAATTTTGAGGACGAACAATCCAATTGAAAGACTGCGACTGGAATACAACATTTTGCTGAAG AGCCGATTCATGTGTTGTTCcacttgtaaaaataaaattggaatgcAGTCAGACATGTTTTCAATGTCTGTGGATGGTCCTCAAGGAACGTTTTGTAATCCAAATGGATATGTACATGATGTTCTCACTTTTTATCAAGTCAAAGGTCTTCACTATGGAACACATCCACCATCTCTTGAATTTAGTTGGTTTCCAGA GTATGCCTGGACGGTGGCTTACTGTGACTCTTGTATGAATCATCTTGGCTGGAAGTTCACTGCAACTAAAGATCAACTAGTGCCAAAAACATTTTGGGGCATACGGCGCAAAGGACTTGTTGCTCAGATTGATTGCAACCATGAATATAATGAAGGATTGTTAAGTATGCTTGAGTGA